In Haloarcula salinisoli, one genomic interval encodes:
- a CDS encoding N-acyl homoserine lactonase family protein has protein sequence MVPPEVTVLDRGRVMADRSFVVDGTSVATASNREPDHEYEEYVVWNLLIETPERTILWDTGSHPEAGEGYWPAPLYEAFAHVDAADHTLEGDLAAAGYALDDIDAVVMSHLHLDHAGGLVNFAGTDVPIYVHREELPYAYYSARTTEGSIAYLASDFDHDLDWEIVHGDSYHLAEGVELLHLPGHTPGLMGALIERAGDPLLVVGDEAYVEANYAGQSMATSLLWSNAAWRESLARCRDIERETGAEILLGHDLSVFESVV, from the coding sequence ATGGTACCTCCCGAAGTCACCGTCCTCGACCGCGGGCGCGTCATGGCCGACCGGAGCTTCGTCGTCGACGGGACGAGCGTCGCGACGGCCTCGAACCGCGAGCCCGACCACGAGTACGAGGAGTACGTCGTCTGGAACCTCCTCATCGAGACGCCCGAGCGCACGATACTGTGGGACACCGGCTCACATCCCGAGGCGGGCGAGGGCTACTGGCCCGCGCCGCTGTACGAGGCCTTCGCCCACGTCGACGCGGCCGACCATACCCTGGAGGGTGACCTCGCCGCGGCCGGTTACGCGCTCGACGACATCGACGCCGTAGTGATGAGCCACCTCCACCTGGACCACGCCGGCGGCCTCGTTAACTTCGCCGGGACGGACGTGCCTATCTACGTCCATCGCGAGGAACTCCCCTACGCCTACTACAGCGCCAGGACGACGGAGGGCTCTATCGCCTACCTGGCCAGCGACTTCGACCACGACCTCGACTGGGAGATAGTCCACGGTGACAGTTACCACCTCGCCGAGGGCGTCGAACTGCTGCACCTGCCCGGCCACACCCCAGGCCTCATGGGCGCGCTCATCGAGCGGGCGGGCGACCCGCTGCTCGTGGTGGGCGACGAGGCCTACGTCGAGGCCAACTACGCGGGCCAGTCGATGGCGACGAGCCTGCTGTGGAGCAACGCCGCCTGGCGCGAGAGCCTGGCGCGCTGTCGGGATATCGAACGGGAGACGGGCGCGGAGATTCTACTGGGCCACGACCTGTCGGTGTTCGAGTCAGTAGTCTAG
- a CDS encoding DICT sensory domain-containing protein, producing MSLSELIAGVEAHEQTLTVFNADGSVTDDLRGRFADRNVRVVRETTGSGRPGEFLTLSDGDGVYAATDIDSFYDSLDDRERVLGEDAGHGLLDHLDETLFTSWSIERMVAASREIEDRAWRVGEGSLYAGFQTLSTLQGELDLYERLGDSAVDVHAYAVPDIDPPAHSTFQLHLDRSEEIATSWFVVFDDGTDDEATTQKCALLAEEREPREFYGFWTYDPATVDYIVDHLVSRYGTVEQ from the coding sequence ATGTCGCTCAGCGAACTCATCGCCGGCGTTGAAGCCCACGAGCAGACCCTGACGGTGTTCAACGCCGACGGGTCGGTCACCGACGACCTCCGGGGCCGCTTTGCGGACCGGAACGTCCGGGTCGTTCGGGAGACGACCGGTAGCGGCCGCCCCGGCGAGTTCCTCACACTCTCGGACGGCGACGGCGTCTACGCGGCGACGGATATCGACTCGTTCTACGACTCACTCGACGACCGCGAGCGCGTGCTGGGCGAGGACGCCGGTCACGGTCTCCTCGACCATCTGGACGAGACCCTGTTTACTTCCTGGTCCATCGAACGGATGGTCGCGGCCTCCCGTGAGATAGAGGACCGCGCCTGGCGGGTCGGTGAGGGGTCGCTGTACGCCGGTTTCCAGACGCTTTCGACGCTACAGGGCGAACTGGACCTGTACGAGCGACTCGGCGACTCGGCCGTCGACGTCCACGCCTACGCGGTGCCCGATATCGACCCGCCGGCCCACAGCACGTTCCAGCTCCATCTGGACCGCAGCGAGGAGATAGCGACGTCGTGGTTCGTCGTCTTCGACGACGGGACCGACGACGAGGCAACCACACAGAAATGCGCGCTGCTGGCCGAGGAGCGCGAGCCCCGCGAGTTCTACGGCTTCTGGACGTACGACCCTGCTACGGTCGACTACATCGTCGACCATCTGGTGTCCCGGTACGGAACGGTCGAACAGTGA
- a CDS encoding DHHA1 domain-containing protein, whose product MPSRLVVGAGSTARAIIHAVSGDHKQLRVLTDDGHRAETLREDGIAVTVTDDIDRAGMAGLDITPATVVVATDDPAVAVDAVETAAELFPEAFLLCYSGYGASDAQRSRLDAVADRVVDPEAVLTERLQRCVGEPGARTRQLQQVLRDIDGHLAVVTHDNPDPDAIASAVALGELAARAGCSVSLCYYGDISHQENRAFVNLLEYDLVNLEPGDDAALDAYDGFALVDHSRPGVNDQLPQDLPIDIVIDHHPPRLPVEARYVDLRSGVGATSTLLVDYFQRLEVELSESIATGLLFGIRVDTKDFRREVSAEDFEAAAQLVQRADMDALQRIEDPSVSGETLAIIGRAIDNRDEEGSVLLSCVGELSDRDALAQAADKLLDLEGIHATMVYGVLDGTIYVSARARGADIDLGEALRDAFGQIGSAGGHADMAGAQITLGVLDSVDDREESLHSIVKSVVNDRFLDAVQSRSHRLLGLNGRTEYAPDDYAGLAQPQPDEHDSG is encoded by the coding sequence ATGCCGTCTCGGTTGGTTGTTGGCGCCGGTTCGACAGCGAGAGCGATAATCCACGCAGTGAGCGGCGACCACAAGCAGCTACGCGTTCTCACGGACGACGGGCACCGCGCCGAGACGCTCCGCGAGGACGGTATCGCTGTCACCGTCACGGACGACATCGACCGGGCGGGGATGGCCGGGCTGGACATCACCCCGGCGACGGTGGTCGTCGCCACCGACGACCCGGCCGTCGCTGTCGACGCCGTGGAGACTGCTGCCGAGCTGTTCCCCGAGGCTTTCCTGCTGTGTTACAGCGGCTACGGGGCCAGCGACGCCCAGCGCAGTCGCCTCGACGCTGTCGCCGACCGGGTGGTCGACCCCGAAGCCGTCCTCACCGAGCGACTGCAACGGTGTGTTGGTGAGCCGGGCGCGCGCACCCGACAGCTCCAGCAGGTGCTTCGCGACATCGACGGCCACCTCGCTGTCGTCACACACGACAACCCCGACCCCGACGCTATCGCGAGCGCCGTCGCGCTTGGCGAACTCGCCGCCAGAGCCGGCTGTTCGGTGTCGCTGTGTTACTACGGCGATATCTCCCACCAGGAGAACCGCGCGTTCGTGAACCTGCTGGAGTACGACCTGGTGAACCTAGAGCCCGGCGACGACGCCGCGCTCGATGCCTACGACGGGTTCGCCCTGGTGGACCACTCACGACCCGGCGTCAACGACCAGCTCCCCCAGGACCTCCCGATAGACATCGTCATCGACCACCACCCGCCGCGACTCCCTGTCGAGGCGCGCTACGTCGACCTGCGCAGCGGCGTCGGCGCGACGAGTACGCTCCTGGTGGATTACTTCCAGCGGCTGGAGGTCGAACTGTCCGAGTCCATCGCGACCGGGCTGCTCTTTGGCATCCGTGTCGACACGAAGGACTTCCGCCGGGAGGTGTCGGCCGAAGACTTCGAAGCTGCCGCCCAGCTCGTCCAGCGAGCGGACATGGACGCTCTTCAGCGCATCGAGGACCCGAGCGTCAGCGGCGAGACGCTCGCTATCATCGGCCGCGCCATCGACAACCGGGATGAGGAGGGGTCAGTGTTGCTCTCCTGTGTCGGCGAGCTTTCGGACCGCGACGCGCTGGCACAGGCCGCCGACAAGCTGCTCGACCTCGAGGGAATCCACGCGACGATGGTGTACGGCGTTCTCGACGGGACGATTTACGTCTCGGCGCGGGCCCGCGGCGCCGATATCGACCTCGGCGAGGCCCTGCGGGACGCGTTCGGCCAGATAGGCTCCGCGGGCGGCCACGCTGATATGGCCGGCGCCCAGATAACCCTGGGCGTGCTCGACAGCGTCGACGACCGGGAGGAGTCGCTGCACAGTATCGTCAAATCTGTCGTCAACGACCGGTTCCTCGATGCGGTCCAGTCCCGGTCTCACCGGCTGCTGGGGCTGAACGGGCGCACGGAGTACGCGCCGGACGACTACGCCGGGCTGGCCCAACCCCAACCCGACGAACACGACAGCGGGTAG
- a CDS encoding type II toxin-antitoxin system VapC family toxin — protein sequence MIVLDRDVLVKLRNSDQTVVQHLKQYRTDEWTIPAHVAWESFQYHGSRTDMVQELQHLRSSFDRILPFTVDTALEAAYLDEKLQSQGVTLDPIDLLNLATAQEAGGRFITHNKNNFDRGPVRDLADIDVVLTG from the coding sequence ATGATCGTCCTCGACAGGGACGTCCTGGTGAAGCTCCGCAACTCGGACCAAACGGTGGTCCAGCACCTCAAGCAGTACCGTACCGACGAGTGGACAATTCCGGCCCACGTCGCGTGGGAATCATTTCAGTACCACGGCAGTCGGACCGATATGGTGCAGGAACTGCAGCATCTACGGTCTAGCTTCGACAGAATCCTTCCGTTCACAGTCGACACTGCCCTCGAAGCCGCGTATCTCGACGAGAAGCTGCAGTCCCAGGGTGTAACCCTCGACCCAATCGACCTCCTGAATCTGGCAACAGCGCAGGAAGCAGGTGGAAGGTTCATCACACACAACAAGAACAATTTCGACCGTGGTCCGGTGCGGGACCTTGCGGATATAGATGTCGTACTGACGGGCTGA
- the lrpA1 gene encoding HTH-type transcriptional regulator LrpA1 has product MSVESTERRILSVLEEDAQASYAEIADRAEVSKPTVRKYIKKLEEEGVIVGYSADIDPKKLSGQSIAMVGIDVASERYVEATRQLSDIDAVESLYTSSGDHMLMAEVRATDGNSLAAVIEDEILELDGVTAAHPSFLQERLK; this is encoded by the coding sequence ATGAGTGTCGAGTCTACGGAGCGTCGTATCCTGTCAGTCCTCGAAGAGGACGCGCAGGCATCATACGCCGAGATAGCCGACCGGGCAGAAGTCTCCAAGCCCACGGTCCGCAAATATATCAAGAAATTAGAGGAAGAAGGCGTCATCGTCGGCTACTCGGCCGATATCGACCCGAAGAAGCTCTCGGGGCAGTCTATCGCCATGGTCGGCATCGACGTGGCCAGCGAGCGCTACGTCGAGGCGACCCGCCAGCTCTCCGATATCGATGCCGTCGAGTCGCTTTACACCTCCAGTGGCGACCATATGTTGATGGCGGAGGTGCGTGCGACCGACGGGAACTCCCTTGCCGCCGTCATCGAGGACGAGATACTCGAACTCGACGGCGTGACGGCCGCCCACCCCTCTTTCTTGCAGGAACGGCTGAAGTAA
- a CDS encoding methylmalonyl-CoA mutase family protein, with translation MYDDEELRAIREAKADWEEETLGPAMDAYGERGDRFATVSNLDVDRLYTPLDVADTDYERDLGFPGEEPYTRGVYPTMYRGRQWTMRQFAGFGTAEETNERFHYLVDEGQTGLSTAFDMPTLMGLDSDDPMADGEVGKEGVAVDTLDDMDRLFDDIDLADVSTSFTINPSAPVVYAMYLALADRRGVPREQLRGTLQNDMFKEFIAQKEWVVGPEPSLKLVTDVIEFASRETPSFKPVSVSGYHIREAGATAVEELAFTLADGFAYVEDCLARGLDVDDFAPQLSFFFNSHNAIFEEVAKFRAARRIYARAMAEWYDAEAAASKQLKFHTQTAGQSLTAQQPLNNVVRVTIQALAGVLGGTQSLHTNSFDEALALPSEQAVRVALRTQQIIAEESGAADIVDPLGGSFAVESLTDEIERKAMDHIEHIRDELGDGSMRDGVLAGIEQGYFQRAIQDSAYEYQQRVERDEELVVGVNAYTVEEDPEPDVLTVDEDVQERQRERLAAVRAGRDDDAVAGALADVADAVDADENVLPSVVEAVKSQATMGEIMDVFREQFGEYRETP, from the coding sequence ATGTACGACGACGAGGAACTCCGGGCGATACGGGAGGCAAAAGCCGACTGGGAAGAAGAGACCCTCGGCCCGGCCATGGACGCTTACGGGGAGCGGGGCGACCGATTCGCCACCGTCTCGAACCTCGACGTCGACCGTCTCTACACGCCGCTGGACGTCGCCGACACCGACTACGAGCGGGACCTTGGCTTTCCCGGCGAGGAACCGTACACGCGGGGCGTCTACCCGACGATGTACCGCGGGCGCCAGTGGACGATGCGGCAGTTCGCGGGCTTTGGCACCGCCGAGGAGACCAACGAGCGCTTTCACTACCTCGTCGACGAGGGCCAGACCGGCCTCTCGACCGCCTTCGATATGCCGACGCTGATGGGGCTGGACTCGGACGACCCGATGGCCGACGGCGAGGTCGGCAAGGAGGGCGTCGCGGTCGATACCCTCGACGACATGGACCGCCTGTTCGACGACATCGACCTCGCCGACGTCTCGACATCTTTCACCATCAACCCGAGCGCGCCCGTCGTCTACGCGATGTATCTGGCCCTGGCCGACCGGCGCGGCGTCCCACGCGAGCAGTTGCGGGGCACCCTCCAGAACGACATGTTCAAGGAGTTCATCGCACAGAAGGAGTGGGTCGTCGGCCCGGAGCCCTCCCTGAAGCTCGTCACCGACGTCATCGAGTTCGCCAGCCGGGAGACCCCGTCGTTCAAGCCGGTCTCGGTGTCGGGCTACCACATCCGCGAGGCGGGCGCGACCGCCGTCGAGGAACTGGCTTTCACGCTGGCCGACGGCTTCGCCTACGTCGAGGACTGCCTCGCGCGCGGGCTGGACGTGGACGACTTTGCCCCACAGCTGTCCTTTTTCTTCAACTCGCACAACGCCATCTTCGAGGAGGTAGCGAAGTTCCGGGCGGCCCGGCGTATCTACGCCCGCGCCATGGCCGAGTGGTACGACGCCGAGGCGGCGGCGAGCAAGCAACTGAAGTTCCACACACAGACCGCCGGGCAGTCACTGACCGCCCAGCAGCCCCTGAACAACGTCGTCCGTGTGACCATCCAGGCGCTTGCGGGCGTGTTGGGCGGGACCCAGAGTTTGCATACCAACAGCTTCGACGAGGCGCTGGCCCTGCCCTCCGAGCAGGCCGTCCGGGTCGCCCTGCGGACCCAGCAGATTATCGCCGAGGAGTCCGGCGCGGCCGACATCGTCGACCCGCTGGGCGGGAGCTTCGCCGTCGAGTCACTCACCGACGAGATAGAACGGAAGGCGATGGACCACATCGAACACATCCGCGACGAACTGGGCGACGGCTCGATGCGCGACGGTGTGCTCGCGGGTATCGAGCAGGGGTACTTCCAGCGGGCGATTCAGGATTCGGCCTACGAGTACCAGCAACGGGTCGAACGCGACGAGGAACTGGTCGTCGGCGTCAACGCCTACACGGTCGAGGAGGACCCCGAACCGGACGTGTTGACCGTCGACGAGGACGTACAGGAACGCCAACGCGAGCGGCTGGCAGCGGTCAGAGCCGGGCGAGACGACGACGCAGTGGCTGGGGCGCTTGCCGACGTAGCGGACGCCGTCGACGCCGACGAGAACGTGCTCCCGTCCGTCGTCGAGGCGGTGAAATCCCAGGCCACGATGGGCGAGATAATGGACGTGTTCAGGGAGCAGTTCGGCGAGTACCGCGAGACGCCGTGA
- a CDS encoding 2-oxoacid:acceptor oxidoreductase subunit alpha: MTDNELIWRIAGGSGDGIDSTSQNFAKALMRSGLHVFTHRHYPSRIRGGHTYVEVRAKDEDVQSRGDGYNFLLALGDSFARNPQDEAYYGKEELKPLYENFDDLREGGVLLYDEGLLDEEDVEEIELEEAAEENGWHVVPMDLRGIAKEHGREIMRNTAGIGATAAILDIGTEEFETLIEQNMAGDMQEANLAVLEDAYEAASELDIDHDIEVPEGSHDEEQVILSGSNAISYGALDEGCRFISGYPMTPWTDVFTIMSQHLPEFGGISEQVEDEIAAAALALGASHMGVKSMSGSSGGGFALMSEPLGLAEMTETPVVLVEAMRAGPSTGMPTKPEQADLEHVLYTSQGDSARVVFAPANIRECYTQTRSAFRIAYEYQIPSIVIYDQKIQGELRNLPASHFDEEPNADPGSVLTEEEIQDAAHHASGKFQRFLHEPEDGSNVSPRSVPGQKDGRYLATGNEHNPSGHISEDPDNRIAQMERRLNKLDDIRADLDENTSHQTYYGPEDAEHGVLVWGSQQDTAFEAVDRLNENGHSVKALGVSDMAPYPVEEVSEWLESVDQALVVEMNATAQFRGLTQKEIGKYGDKMSSLLKYNGNPFEPAEIVDGFESSINGEELAATNMKYLPAAGD; encoded by the coding sequence ATGACAGACAACGAACTAATCTGGCGAATCGCTGGCGGTTCCGGTGACGGAATCGACTCGACCAGTCAGAACTTCGCGAAGGCCCTGATGCGTTCGGGACTTCACGTTTTCACACACCGGCATTACCCGTCTCGTATCCGCGGTGGCCACACGTACGTCGAAGTACGCGCGAAGGACGAGGATGTACAGTCACGCGGTGACGGCTACAACTTCCTGCTCGCCCTGGGTGACTCCTTCGCCCGGAACCCACAAGACGAGGCCTACTACGGCAAGGAAGAGCTGAAACCGCTGTACGAGAACTTCGACGACCTCCGCGAGGGCGGCGTCCTGCTGTACGACGAGGGGCTGCTCGACGAGGAAGACGTCGAGGAGATAGAGCTCGAAGAGGCCGCCGAGGAGAACGGCTGGCACGTGGTCCCGATGGACCTGCGTGGCATCGCCAAAGAGCACGGCCGAGAGATTATGCGCAACACGGCCGGTATCGGCGCGACCGCCGCCATCCTCGACATCGGCACCGAAGAGTTCGAGACGCTCATCGAGCAGAACATGGCCGGCGATATGCAGGAGGCCAACCTCGCAGTGCTCGAAGATGCCTACGAGGCCGCCTCCGAACTCGATATCGACCACGATATCGAGGTTCCGGAAGGCTCTCACGACGAAGAGCAGGTCATTCTCTCGGGTTCTAACGCTATCTCCTATGGCGCGCTCGACGAAGGCTGTCGGTTCATCTCGGGATACCCGATGACCCCGTGGACCGACGTCTTCACCATCATGTCCCAGCACCTGCCCGAGTTCGGCGGTATCTCCGAGCAGGTCGAGGACGAGATCGCTGCAGCCGCGCTCGCCCTCGGAGCCTCCCACATGGGAGTCAAGTCCATGTCCGGCTCCTCGGGCGGTGGGTTCGCCCTGATGTCCGAGCCGCTCGGACTGGCCGAGATGACCGAGACGCCGGTCGTCCTGGTCGAAGCGATGCGTGCCGGCCCCTCGACCGGGATGCCGACCAAGCCCGAACAGGCGGACCTGGAACACGTCCTGTACACGTCACAGGGCGACTCCGCACGGGTCGTGTTCGCGCCCGCGAACATCCGCGAGTGTTACACCCAGACACGCTCGGCGTTCCGCATCGCCTACGAGTACCAGATTCCGTCCATCGTCATCTACGACCAGAAGATTCAGGGCGAGCTCCGGAACCTGCCGGCGAGCCACTTCGACGAGGAGCCAAACGCCGACCCCGGCTCCGTCCTTACGGAGGAGGAGATTCAGGACGCCGCCCACCACGCGTCGGGCAAGTTCCAGCGGTTCCTCCACGAGCCCGAAGACGGCTCGAACGTGAGTCCACGCTCGGTGCCCGGCCAGAAGGACGGGCGTTACCTTGCGACCGGGAACGAGCACAACCCGTCGGGCCACATCAGCGAGGACCCCGACAACCGCATCGCCCAGATGGAGCGCCGTCTGAACAAGCTCGACGACATCCGCGCCGACCTCGACGAGAACACCTCTCACCAGACCTACTACGGCCCCGAAGACGCCGAGCACGGCGTCCTCGTCTGGGGGAGCCAGCAGGACACGGCCTTCGAGGCCGTCGACCGGCTCAACGAGAACGGCCACAGCGTGAAGGCCCTGGGCGTCTCCGACATGGCCCCGTACCCGGTCGAAGAGGTCTCCGAGTGGCTCGAGTCCGTCGACCAGGCGCTGGTCGTCGAGATGAACGCCACGGCCCAGTTCCGCGGGCTGACCCAGAAGGAGATCGGCAAGTACGGCGACAAGATGTCGAGCCTCCTGAAGTACAACGGCAACCCCTTCGAGCCCGCCGAGATCGTCGACGGGTTCGAGTCCAGCATCAACGGCGAGGAGCTCGCCGCGACCAACATGAAGTACCTGCCAGCGGCAGGTGACTAA
- a CDS encoding DUF7557 family protein: MSTIRVSDEVKERLRDLKRDDESFNDLLDRLSRTEKDVEAIAQSLPSVDESDVERMDNARDRLNNSLENRR; this comes from the coding sequence ATGAGCACGATACGCGTCAGCGACGAGGTGAAAGAGCGGCTCCGGGACCTCAAACGGGACGACGAGAGCTTCAACGACCTGCTGGACCGTCTCAGCCGGACCGAGAAAGACGTCGAAGCCATCGCACAGTCCCTGCCATCAGTCGACGAGAGCGACGTCGAGCGGATGGACAACGCCCGTGACCGATTGAACAACTCGCTGGAGAACCGCCGGTAG
- a CDS encoding DUF7520 family protein, giving the protein MSQEVGETPGEKVVVQIYVIIVALAGVMGFVLGSIRPADLEPALFGVIALPPTPFGVALYGMVTIGVGLGVLLGLVIYVSRRTDDAAGRRNPE; this is encoded by the coding sequence ATGAGTCAAGAGGTCGGCGAGACGCCCGGCGAGAAAGTCGTCGTCCAGATATACGTCATCATCGTCGCGCTGGCGGGGGTGATGGGCTTTGTCCTGGGGTCGATTCGACCCGCCGACCTCGAGCCGGCACTGTTTGGCGTCATCGCCTTGCCGCCAACGCCCTTCGGCGTGGCCCTGTACGGGATGGTGACTATCGGCGTCGGGCTCGGTGTCCTGCTGGGGCTGGTCATCTACGTCTCGCGCCGGACCGACGACGCGGCCGGCCGTCGGAACCCGGAGTAA
- a CDS encoding CBS domain-containing protein, whose protein sequence is MEDSGRPTVGEYMTRDVATVDLDDTVAEVAKRIAESDDFSGFPVTDGRHVEGFVSARDLLLAEGHEPMFRVMTEDIIVAAPEMAVQDAARVILRSGIQKLPVVDDAGNLVGIISNADVIRSQIERATPDKVEKLSRTLANIHDITTHDERRMVDLAALTPTQPTVYADELEGRVYELERGLAEPLVVIDNDGHLYLADGHHRVKAAERLDIRAMEANVIVLDETVELGMAKTATEAGLECIGDIEVVDYARHPLVQTTERLQE, encoded by the coding sequence ATGGAAGACTCGGGTCGACCGACGGTCGGGGAGTATATGACGCGCGACGTCGCGACCGTCGACCTCGACGACACCGTCGCGGAGGTGGCCAAACGCATCGCCGAGAGCGACGACTTCAGTGGCTTTCCCGTCACCGACGGGCGACACGTCGAGGGCTTTGTCAGCGCCAGAGACCTCCTGCTCGCCGAGGGCCACGAACCGATGTTCCGGGTGATGACCGAGGACATCATCGTCGCCGCCCCCGAGATGGCCGTCCAGGACGCCGCCCGCGTCATCCTCCGGTCGGGCATCCAGAAACTCCCGGTCGTCGACGACGCCGGCAACCTCGTGGGCATCATCTCCAACGCCGACGTCATCCGCTCACAGATAGAGCGTGCGACACCCGACAAGGTCGAGAAACTCTCGCGCACCCTCGCGAACATCCACGATATCACCACCCACGACGAGCGCCGGATGGTCGACCTCGCCGCGCTCACGCCGACCCAGCCGACGGTGTACGCCGACGAGCTGGAGGGGCGGGTGTACGAACTCGAACGCGGGCTGGCCGAGCCCCTGGTCGTCATCGACAACGACGGCCACCTCTATCTGGCCGACGGCCACCACCGGGTGAAGGCCGCCGAACGGCTCGACATCCGGGCGATGGAGGCCAACGTCATCGTGCTCGACGAGACCGTCGAACTGGGGATGGCCAAGACGGCCACCGAGGCCGGACTGGAGTGTATCGGCGACATCGAGGTCGTCGACTACGCCCGCCACCCGCTGGTGCAGACGACGGAGCGACTGCAAGAGTAG
- a CDS encoding thiamine pyrophosphate-dependent enzyme yields the protein MSAFSAIGEDREIERDEFTPGIEPQATWCPGCGDFGVLKALKQAMPEVGKNPDEVALFTGIGCSGKLNSYFNSYGFHTIHGRSLPVARAAKLANPKIEVIAAGGDGDGYGIGGNHTIHTARENHDMTYIVFNNEIFGLTKGQTSPTSPKGHKSKTQPHGSAKSPIRPLSQQLNAGATYIARTAAVNPNQAKEIIAEAIEHDGFAHIDFLTQCPTWNKDAKHYVPYTDVQQSDEFDFDVSDRAEAAEMMRKTEERLYEGEVLTGRMYIEDERPSYGAEKRAIGEMPEEPLAERYFDEDAEWERTYDNLLQHHK from the coding sequence ATGAGTGCATTCAGCGCAATCGGAGAGGACCGAGAGATAGAGCGAGACGAGTTCACGCCAGGCATCGAGCCACAGGCCACCTGGTGCCCCGGCTGTGGGGACTTCGGTGTCCTGAAGGCGTTGAAACAGGCCATGCCCGAAGTGGGCAAGAACCCCGACGAGGTCGCCCTCTTTACGGGTATCGGCTGTTCCGGGAAGCTAAACAGCTACTTCAACAGCTACGGCTTCCACACCATCCACGGCCGCTCGCTGCCCGTCGCCCGGGCCGCGAAGCTGGCCAACCCCAAGATCGAGGTCATCGCCGCCGGCGGCGACGGTGACGGCTACGGTATCGGTGGCAACCACACCATCCACACCGCTCGTGAGAACCACGATATGACCTACATCGTGTTCAACAACGAGATCTTCGGGCTCACGAAGGGCCAGACCTCGCCGACCTCGCCGAAGGGTCACAAGTCCAAGACCCAGCCCCACGGCTCGGCGAAGTCGCCGATTCGACCCCTCAGCCAGCAGTTGAACGCCGGCGCGACCTACATCGCCCGCACCGCTGCTGTCAATCCGAACCAGGCCAAGGAGATCATCGCCGAGGCCATCGAGCACGACGGGTTCGCGCACATCGACTTCCTGACCCAGTGTCCGACCTGGAACAAGGACGCGAAACACTACGTCCCGTACACGGACGTCCAGCAGTCCGACGAGTTCGACTTCGACGTCTCGGACCGGGCGGAAGCCGCCGAGATGATGCGAAAGACCGAGGAGCGACTCTACGAGGGCGAAGTGCTGACCGGTCGGATGTACATCGAGGACGAGCGCCCGTCCTACGGGGCCGAGAAGCGTGCTATCGGCGAGATGCCCGAGGAACCGCTCGCAGAGCGGTACTTCGACGAGGACGCCGAGTGGGAGCGGACCTACGACAACCTCCTCCAGCACCACAAGTAA